Below is a genomic region from Microbacterium sp. KUDC0406.
TTCCGTGATCCTGTGACCAAGATCCTCTTCAAGGGCACCTTCGGAAAGATCGGTGTCAGGAACCTGAGGTGGCGCAACTACGCCAGCATCACCTCGAAGACGCCCGGCCAGCGCGATCAGCTGATCCGCGAGACAGAGGACCACTTCTCGCGTCTGAGCGGCCGATGACCGCCTGCGCGGCAGATCTTGCCGACAGCGCGTCGAAGCCGATCGTCACAGCGGCACCCGCTCTCCGCGCGTGAAGGCGCTCCAGCGGCCGCGCCAGGGCGCCCCGCTCCCAGCCAGCAGCACCTCGTCGGCCGCGGTGTCGACCACCGCGGTCACGAAGGTCCACATCTCGTCGGAGCGCCCGAGAACACCGGGCATCCGCAGAGCCGCGAGGGCCTCGTCCGCCGTCGCCGGCGTCCCGCACCCGTGCAGCACGGCCAACCGGTTCCTGCTCTCCTGCAGCCACTCGTCATCATCGGGCACCGCGAGGCCGTCCACGGTGCCGTCGAGCAGGCGCAGATGGTTCGTGTGCAGATACCGGCCCGATGCGCGGTCGACGCGCCCCGCCGCATTCTCGATCAGGTCCGCGTGCCCTGCGGCGTCGGCGACGTCGAACGCGAAGCCGCCGGCGCAGGGCACCGACGGACAGGGCGGCCCGCGCCGCCTCTCCGCTGTGCTGACGCTGCGCATGCCGTGCGACGAAGTGACGGCCGGCGCCGCTCGTGTCCGCGGTGACCACCGGCACGTGATCCATCCCGAACGCGAGACCGTCGGCCGTGGTCACGAACGCGTTGGAGGGCAGCATCCCCGGGTACCAGACCGCCGTGATCGTGGGGTCGCCCTCGATGTCGAGGGTGACCAGGCGGATCTCGTCGCGCAGCTCACCGTCGCCGTCCTCGTTGTGCCCCATCAGCACGCCGGCATCCGTGGTCAGCGCGAGATCGCTGCATCCGGTGCCGTCCCTGCCCAGATCGCCGCGCAGGTTCCTCGCCCAGAGCTCCCTCTCAGGCACGCCTGCGCCCTCCGCGATCCAGGCGAGCTCCTGGGATTCGACCGGCAGCAGCCGACTGGTCGACTCCCTGACCGCGTCGAACCGCTCGGCCGCGGCGCCGTCCGCTCGGCGCACCTGCGCCTGCCAACTCCCTCCCCGCAGGTCGCGGAACGCATGGATCGCGTCGGCATGCTCGCTGCCGAGAGCGCGCATGACCTCTTCGCGCCCGCCGCGGAACACGCTCCAGGCGAGGCCGGAGACGGGGTCGAGGTGGGTGATCTCCATCACACGTCCCGGACGTCGGGCGTCTGGTCGGATGCCTCGCGCAGCGCGCGCTCGACCGTCGACTGCACCAGCGCCGACAGGTACCCGCCGGGATTCTCGACGCCGATGCCGCGCAGCAGCGCCGTGGACTGCCCGATGATCGACCGGGAGAACTCGGACGCCGTGGCGATGGCCTCGGCGTACGCGGCGCGATCCTCCTCGGCGACGACGACCGGCTCGCACCCGAGTTCGACGGCCAGCGCCTGTGCGATCGGCAGCACTGCGGCAGGTGCGGTCACCGCGGCGAACGCGGCCTGCAGCTGACGCAGGTCGACCGTGGTCCCGGTGAACGAGATCGCCGGATGCACCGCGAGCGGTATCGCTCCCCGTTCGGCCGCCGGGCGCAGCACCTCGGTGCCGTAGCCGGGGTCGGTGTGCAGCACGAGCTGGCCGATCTGCCAGCCGCCCACCTCGGCGATGCCTGCGACCAGGCCGGGCAGCTGGTCGTGCGGGACCGCGAGCACGACCAGCTCGCTGCGCCGCACGACCTCCGGCGCATCGAGCACGGGAGCACCGGGCAGCACGGCAGCCGCCCGATCGTCGTCCG
It encodes:
- a CDS encoding C45 family autoproteolytic acyltransferase/hydolase translates to MEITHLDPVSGLAWSVFRGGREEVMRALGSEHADAIHAFRDLRGGSWQAQVRRADGAAAERFDAVRESTSRLLPVESQELAWIAEGAGVPERELWARNLRGDLGRDGTGCSDLALTTDAGVLMGHNEDGDGELRDEIRLVTLDIEGDPTITAVWYPGMLPSNAFVTTADGLAFGMDHVPVVTADTSGAGRHFVARHAQRQHSGEAARAALSVGALRRRLRVRRRRRRRARGPDRECGGARRPRIGPVSAHEPSAPARRHRGRPRGAR
- a CDS encoding DUF2520 domain-containing protein encodes the protein MTRNGRLGVGIIGAGRVGPVIGAALAGAGHAITGITSGSDDDRAAAVLPGAPVLDAPEVVRRSELVVLAVPHDQLPGLVAGIAEVGGWQIGQLVLHTDPGYGTEVLRPAAERGAIPLAVHPAISFTGTTVDLRQLQAAFAAVTAPAAVLPIAQALAVELGCEPVVVAEEDRAAYAEAIATASEFSRSIIGQSTALLRGIGVENPGGYLSALVQSTVERALREASDQTPDVRDV